In Uranotaenia lowii strain MFRU-FL chromosome 2, ASM2978415v1, whole genome shotgun sequence, one genomic interval encodes:
- the LOC129742267 gene encoding uncharacterized protein LOC129742267, whose translation MFSFLIGVCLLASYAESSQFKSLDRSIAECAKYAQHPERSLDDVTLYPKTERFSDLIHCSGLVLKVCNNEKGALPHVVGNYFHPDPEDSCFKDRYNNCRQVARVGLCPGDFEGRAYADFTCLYENYGTMQRGPQFVPASDLQEQQYVREVFRIFQVPEQVLKDYSEGKFEQLVLTERLIRSFLIKTKLYSDVNGFDILKISNEDENGKYISEESKNCLQEDKSKLIENRSINY comes from the exons ATGTTTAGCTTTTTGATCGGTGTCTGCCTGCTGGCAAGTTACGCCGAGTCCTCCCAGTTTAAATCCTTGGACCGTTCGATTGCCGAGTGTGCCAAGTATGCACAACACCCGGAACGAAGCCTCGACGATGTCACGCTTTATCCCAAAACCGAGCGTTTCAGTGATCTGATCCACTGTTCCGGACTCGTTTTGAAGGTTTGCAACAACGAGAAAGGGGCGTTGCCGCACGTCGTGGGAAATTACTTCCACCCGGATCCGGAAGACAGCTGCTTCAAGGATAGGTACAACAATTGCAGACAGGTAGCTCGGGTCGGTTTGTGTCCTGGTGATTTCGAAGGTCGAGCTTATGCGGATTTTACATGTTTGTACGAAAATTACGGTACTATGCAGCGGGGACCACAGTTTGTTCCGGCATCAGACTTACAGGAACAACAATACGTTAGAGAGGTTTTCCGAATTTTTCAAGTTCCGGAACAGGTACTGAAGGACTATAGCGAAGGAAAATTTGAACAGCTTGTGTTGACTGAAAGGTTGATCCGATCGTTCTTGATAAAGACTAAACTTTACAGTGATGTCAACGGATTCGATATTCTGAAAATTTCTAATGAAGATGAAAATGGAAAGTATATCTCTGAGGAGTCGAAGAATTGTCTCCAGGAGgataaatccaaattgatcGAAAACAGAT CTATAAATTACTGA